The proteins below come from a single Saccharophagus degradans 2-40 genomic window:
- a CDS encoding LiaF transmembrane domain-containing protein — protein MKKHRGNASMRTLLGLALIVFAVLLFFKNIGIHFSGMLLGNWPIALIVIGGVLLYSGKKSDDENKQTEFLPYFLIGIGVLFLLSKYSIISLSIGALIGPLVLLFIGVNILRPHKKRSQKNYSETKDEQATDADVLDGEWEPMDDGSIKSAAPASNGEDTQIDVFTILGGGNFSTRSKALSGGNVIALLGGVDIDIREADANQPTIEIEVLAVMGGVEIKVPPHWDVVVKVLPLLGGVSNKTTCLAEKLSLPKKRVVVTGVAFMGGVEIRN, from the coding sequence ATGAAAAAGCACCGTGGCAACGCATCTATGCGCACGTTATTAGGGTTGGCTTTAATAGTATTCGCCGTACTGCTGTTTTTTAAAAATATTGGCATTCACTTTTCGGGAATGTTGCTAGGCAACTGGCCCATTGCCCTTATCGTGATAGGTGGTGTTTTACTTTACAGCGGTAAAAAAAGCGATGACGAAAATAAGCAAACCGAATTCTTACCGTATTTTCTAATAGGTATTGGTGTTCTATTTTTACTGTCTAAGTACAGCATTATTAGCTTGAGTATAGGTGCACTTATTGGGCCGCTAGTATTGCTATTTATAGGGGTAAATATTTTGCGGCCTCACAAAAAACGCAGCCAAAAAAACTATAGCGAAACCAAAGACGAGCAAGCAACCGATGCCGATGTGTTAGACGGTGAATGGGAGCCAATGGATGATGGCTCGATAAAAAGCGCTGCACCAGCCAGTAACGGTGAAGATACCCAAATAGATGTATTTACTATTCTTGGTGGTGGCAACTTTTCTACACGTTCTAAAGCCCTTTCGGGCGGTAATGTAATTGCGTTACTCGGCGGGGTAGATATAGATATCCGCGAAGCAGATGCTAATCAGCCTACCATAGAAATAGAAGTACTTGCTGTAATGGGGGGAGTAGAAATTAAAGTACCGCCCCACTGGGATGTGGTAGTTAAAGTATTGCCTTTACTTGGTGGTGTATCTAACAAAACCACTTGCCTAGCAGAAAAGCTAAGCTTACCCAAAAAACGCGTAGTTGTTACCGGTGTAGCGTTTATGGGTGGAGTAGAAATTAGAAACTAA
- a CDS encoding choice-of-anchor I family protein, which translates to MTFDSTFKQLTLAALISSLVACSGDDGAKGEKGDTGAQGPQGEQGVAGSNGENGVDATPNTIAIKFIGRYESGEFDESAAEIVAYDAATEQVFVVNANSGMVDVLDISEPSLPVLVSSLDLGTDIAAALSSVASADALGAANSVAVKNGVVAVAVEASNKQANGYIAFYQADGTFLSAVEAGALPDMVTFSPDGNKVLAANEGEPNGDYSVDPEGSVTVVDISAGVASVTSANVTHITFTDFNVGGSRENELANDVRISSKSASVAQDLEPEYIAVSADSQTAWVALQENNALVEIDLADNSISAILGLGYKNHAVLGNELDASNKDDSINITNWPVRGLFMPDSIDAYQFGGVNYLITANEGDGREYLTDAADESACTAAGGFDFDDGDCFHYLDEIRLKDIEDTGATVNLDDLARFAPDFDTLAEDENLGRIKIVANMGVSGCDTDTFATTGQPSTGCEYEALYTYGARSFSIWNAETGDLVFDSGSDFERITAQRLGDEFNATNDENGGDDRSDDKGPEPEAIEIAQIGGKTYAFIGLERVGGIMAYDITHPESARFVQYINTRNFSVDIEDLVDGGDFSAVGDLGPESILFIAAEDSPSGVALLVVGNEVSGTTAIFEVNLVSAN; encoded by the coding sequence ATGACTTTCGATTCCACGTTCAAACAATTAACGCTTGCTGCGTTAATTTCTAGTTTAGTTGCTTGTAGCGGCGATGATGGTGCCAAAGGTGAGAAAGGCGATACCGGTGCACAGGGCCCTCAGGGTGAGCAAGGTGTTGCTGGTTCGAACGGCGAAAATGGCGTGGATGCAACGCCAAACACCATCGCTATTAAATTTATTGGCCGTTACGAAAGCGGCGAGTTTGACGAAAGCGCAGCAGAAATTGTTGCCTATGATGCAGCTACCGAGCAGGTTTTTGTAGTAAATGCCAATTCCGGCATGGTGGATGTGCTGGATATCAGCGAGCCATCACTCCCCGTATTAGTTAGCTCATTAGATTTAGGTACAGATATCGCCGCGGCTCTAAGCAGTGTGGCCAGCGCCGATGCGTTAGGTGCTGCAAACAGCGTGGCCGTTAAAAACGGTGTGGTGGCGGTAGCTGTAGAAGCCAGTAATAAACAAGCCAATGGCTATATAGCGTTTTATCAAGCAGACGGCACTTTTTTAAGTGCAGTAGAGGCCGGCGCCCTACCTGACATGGTTACCTTTAGCCCAGACGGCAATAAAGTGTTAGCGGCAAACGAAGGCGAGCCAAATGGCGATTACAGCGTAGACCCAGAAGGTAGCGTAACAGTTGTAGATATTTCTGCAGGTGTTGCGAGCGTAACGTCTGCGAATGTAACCCACATTACCTTTACCGATTTTAATGTTGGCGGCAGCCGCGAAAATGAATTGGCTAACGATGTGCGCATTTCGAGCAAAAGCGCATCGGTAGCACAAGATTTAGAGCCAGAGTACATAGCAGTATCTGCCGACAGCCAAACAGCATGGGTTGCGCTACAAGAAAACAATGCCTTAGTAGAAATAGACTTAGCCGATAACAGCATTAGTGCAATTTTAGGTTTAGGCTATAAAAATCACGCTGTACTAGGTAACGAGTTAGATGCAAGTAACAAAGACGACAGCATCAACATTACCAACTGGCCAGTACGCGGTTTATTTATGCCAGATTCAATCGATGCCTATCAGTTTGGTGGCGTAAATTATTTAATTACCGCCAACGAAGGCGATGGGCGCGAATACCTTACCGATGCAGCCGATGAAAGCGCCTGTACTGCAGCTGGTGGTTTTGACTTTGACGATGGCGATTGCTTCCACTACTTAGACGAAATTCGTTTAAAAGATATTGAAGACACTGGCGCTACGGTTAACTTAGATGATCTTGCCCGTTTCGCACCCGACTTCGATACCCTCGCCGAAGACGAAAACCTAGGCCGTATTAAAATAGTCGCGAATATGGGTGTGTCTGGTTGCGACACCGATACCTTTGCCACTACAGGTCAACCGAGCACGGGTTGTGAATACGAAGCGCTTTACACCTACGGTGCGCGTTCATTCTCTATTTGGAATGCAGAAACTGGCGACTTAGTTTTTGACAGTGGCAGTGATTTCGAACGCATTACCGCGCAGCGTTTGGGCGACGAGTTTAATGCAACCAACGACGAAAACGGTGGCGACGACCGCTCTGATGATAAAGGCCCAGAGCCAGAAGCGATTGAAATTGCACAAATCGGCGGTAAAACCTATGCGTTTATAGGTTTAGAGCGCGTTGGCGGCATTATGGCTTACGATATTACCCACCCAGAATCTGCTCGTTTTGTACAATACATAAATACGCGCAATTTTAGTGTAGATATTGAAGACTTAGTTGATGGCGGTGACTTTTCTGCTGTTGGCGATTTAGGCCCAGAAAGCATTTTATTTATAGCCGCCGAAGATAGTCCAAGCGGCGTTGCCTTGCTAGTAGTGGGCAATGAAGTGAGCGGTACTACCGCCATTTTTGAAGTAAACTTAGTAAGCGCTAATTAA
- a CDS encoding DUF4389 domain-containing protein, with protein MNTQTIDQDQLRSNITNQRHWARLVYMLIIGIALHFSGILMWVLCVLQFLFTLFTGQDNDHLRNFAASLTRYINRGLKFVSYNSEHKPFPFEAWNETPVGTNQRNTAPQREQESDIIDVDPEPVVDEPQTNETNTATQGNTEGTATKDEAAPQQPNTDSTDTQDKPSA; from the coding sequence ATGAACACTCAAACGATAGATCAAGATCAACTTCGCAGTAATATCACCAACCAACGCCACTGGGCACGGCTTGTGTATATGCTAATAATAGGTATTGCTTTGCATTTTAGCGGCATATTAATGTGGGTATTATGCGTATTGCAGTTTCTATTTACCCTGTTTACAGGGCAAGATAACGACCACCTACGTAATTTTGCGGCATCCTTAACCCGTTATATTAACCGCGGTTTGAAGTTTGTTAGTTACAATAGCGAGCACAAGCCGTTTCCGTTCGAAGCGTGGAACGAAACGCCTGTTGGCACTAATCAGCGCAATACCGCACCACAGCGCGAGCAAGAAAGTGACATAATCGACGTAGACCCAGAGCCAGTAGTGGATGAGCCGCAAACTAATGAAACCAATACTGCAACACAGGGCAACACAGAGGGCACTGCAACAAAAGATGAAGCAGCGCCACAACAGCCAAATACAGATTCAACAGACACACAAGATAAGCCCTCCGCCTAG
- a CDS encoding mechanosensitive ion channel family protein, with amino-acid sequence MDFNVNEILPMLQKWAEFGWFTIGETEVNLYRVLGLIAIVFFVWWFSNLLERNIRRFAETRTHVNSSGFYTLSRIAKYVVWVGGTLFGLNHLGFNLSTLTIFGGAVGVGIGFGLQNIFSNLISGIILLLDKSLKVGDFVELESGVMGKVQEIAIRFTRITTNDLVDIIVPNSEFINGRVINWSYDESVCRLHIPFGVAYGSDKHAVREAGIEAARHVPGTIESDKRKIDVWLTNFGDNSLDFELVVWVSPELMYSISSTRAKYLWAIEDELRERNIEIPFPQRDLHIRSIADEVSKKLQGS; translated from the coding sequence ATGGATTTCAACGTAAACGAAATACTACCAATGTTGCAAAAATGGGCCGAGTTCGGTTGGTTTACTATTGGCGAAACAGAAGTAAACCTTTACCGCGTGCTGGGCTTAATAGCTATTGTGTTTTTTGTGTGGTGGTTTTCAAACCTGCTAGAAAGAAACATTCGCCGCTTTGCCGAAACCCGCACCCATGTAAACAGTTCGGGCTTTTATACTTTATCGCGCATTGCCAAATACGTAGTGTGGGTGGGCGGTACCTTATTTGGGTTAAACCACTTAGGGTTTAACTTAAGCACGCTTACCATTTTTGGTGGCGCGGTAGGTGTGGGTATTGGTTTTGGCTTACAAAATATTTTTAGCAACCTTATTTCGGGCATTATTTTATTGCTAGATAAATCGCTAAAAGTGGGCGACTTTGTAGAACTTGAATCGGGTGTAATGGGCAAGGTACAAGAAATTGCCATTCGCTTTACCCGTATTACCACCAACGACCTTGTGGATATTATTGTACCCAACTCTGAATTTATAAACGGCCGCGTTATTAACTGGAGCTACGACGAAAGCGTATGCCGGTTACACATTCCATTTGGCGTGGCTTATGGCAGCGATAAACACGCCGTACGCGAAGCGGGTATAGAAGCGGCTCGCCACGTGCCCGGTACAATAGAAAGCGACAAACGCAAAATAGATGTATGGTTAACGAATTTTGGCGATAACAGCCTAGATTTTGAATTGGTGGTATGGGTAAGCCCAGAGCTTATGTATTCCATTAGCAGCACCCGCGCAAAATATTTATGGGCGATAGAAGATGAGCTGCGCGAGCGCAACATTGAAATTCCATTCCCGCAGCGCGATTTGCATATTCGCTCCATTGCCGACGAAGTAAGCAAAAAGTTACAAGGCAGTTAA
- a CDS encoding cation:proton antiporter, producing the protein MLQDPVVLLVSVGLISLACQYLAYKLKLPAILPLLISGIVLGPMLGVLHPDELFGDLLFPIVSLSVAIILFEGALTLRMQDIAGHGAMVRNLCTVGVVITWLVVAPVAHYALGVSWQVACLFGAIVTVTGPTVVIPMLRTIRPSTRVANILRWEGIVIDPIGALLAVLVYEFVVADQNALSHTLQAFGLTIAVGCVIGAGLGYLIGVALRNQWIPHYLQNTAVLTLMLGGFAGSNMIAHESGLLTVTIMGIGLANMKNVDVDGILEFKETLSVLLISALFILLAARINFSEILSVGWGSIVVLFAIIFVARPLSVFASALRTGISFNERLLLSWIAPRGIVAAAVSALFALRLEEKGDAQAAILVPMVFLVIIATVVLQSLTSVSVAKFLKLRAPSPHGILIFGASKFSRALAKELIERDISVRLCDTNWESISEARMENIPTYYGNPISEHAERMLDLSAIGQVLVLSPYRQLNPLVTYHFEYTLGKGKVLALTSGEQEGRASHKVSEDYARKLSLFNGTATYGRLVGLVNRGAKIKATKLSEAFTEENYRETYGSRATPLFAVDTQGRVQFYTLDKPIKPKPDWTIVSLIEDAPPAPAQPNILNS; encoded by the coding sequence ATGTTGCAAGATCCAGTAGTACTATTGGTAAGCGTTGGTCTTATTTCGCTAGCCTGCCAATATTTGGCTTACAAATTAAAATTGCCGGCAATTTTACCGCTGCTAATTTCTGGCATAGTGCTGGGGCCAATGCTGGGGGTGTTACACCCCGATGAGCTATTTGGCGATTTACTGTTTCCTATTGTTTCCCTATCGGTAGCCATTATTTTATTTGAAGGTGCGCTCACCCTGCGCATGCAAGATATTGCTGGCCATGGCGCTATGGTGCGCAACTTGTGTACCGTAGGTGTAGTTATTACATGGCTGGTGGTAGCGCCCGTTGCCCATTATGCGTTGGGTGTAAGTTGGCAAGTAGCCTGTTTATTTGGCGCTATTGTTACGGTTACTGGGCCTACGGTTGTTATCCCAATGTTGCGCACCATACGCCCTAGCACGCGGGTGGCGAATATCTTGCGCTGGGAAGGTATTGTTATCGACCCCATTGGCGCCTTGCTTGCGGTATTGGTTTACGAATTTGTAGTGGCCGATCAAAACGCACTTAGCCACACGCTGCAGGCATTTGGTTTAACTATTGCCGTTGGTTGCGTTATCGGCGCAGGTTTGGGCTATTTAATTGGCGTGGCGCTGCGCAACCAGTGGATACCCCACTACTTACAAAATACCGCAGTACTCACCTTAATGCTGGGTGGTTTTGCCGGCTCCAATATGATTGCTCACGAATCGGGTTTGCTAACGGTAACCATTATGGGTATCGGCTTAGCCAACATGAAAAACGTGGATGTAGACGGCATATTAGAATTTAAAGAAACTTTAAGCGTACTGCTTATCTCTGCGCTCTTTATTTTACTCGCCGCGCGCATAAACTTTAGCGAAATACTCAGCGTGGGCTGGGGCAGCATTGTTGTACTGTTTGCTATTATTTTTGTGGCGCGCCCGCTCAGCGTGTTTGCTTCGGCGCTGCGCACAGGTATTAGTTTTAACGAAAGGCTTCTACTAAGCTGGATAGCGCCGCGCGGTATTGTGGCGGCGGCGGTGTCGGCACTGTTTGCGCTGCGCCTTGAAGAAAAAGGCGATGCACAGGCGGCTATTTTAGTGCCTATGGTGTTCTTAGTGATTATTGCTACTGTTGTGTTGCAAAGCTTAACGTCGGTGTCCGTGGCTAAGTTCCTTAAACTGCGTGCGCCCTCGCCCCACGGCATATTAATATTTGGTGCCAGTAAATTTTCACGCGCCTTAGCTAAAGAGTTAATCGAGCGCGATATATCAGTTCGCCTTTGCGATACCAACTGGGAATCTATTAGCGAAGCACGCATGGAAAACATACCCACCTACTACGGTAACCCCATCTCTGAACACGCCGAACGCATGTTAGATTTATCCGCAATTGGCCAAGTACTTGTGTTGTCGCCCTATCGCCAATTAAACCCATTGGTTACTTATCACTTTGAATACACCTTGGGTAAAGGCAAAGTACTGGCGCTTACAAGCGGCGAACAAGAAGGCCGCGCAAGCCATAAAGTATCTGAAGATTACGCCCGCAAACTCAGCCTGTTTAACGGCACCGCTACTTACGGGCGATTAGTTGGTTTGGTAAACCGCGGCGCTAAAATAAAAGCCACAAAATTATCTGAGGCGTTTACCGAAGAGAATTACCGCGAAACCTACGGCTCCCGTGCAACCCCATTGTTTGCAGTAGATACCCAAGGCCGTGTGCAATTTTACACCCTAGATAAGCCCATCAAACCTAAACCCGATTGGACCATTGTGAGCCTAATTGAGGACGCGCCGCCAGCCCCTGCGCAACCAAATATCTTAAATAGTTAA
- a CDS encoding LytR/AlgR family response regulator transcription factor — protein sequence MPINAIIVDDEAHARQALQHLLGTYKEINIIAQCENGKTAVKAVHELEPQVMFLDIHMPKLDGFEVLELLGDAAPITVFITAHDDYAIQAFENNALDYLLKPVSEERLARTVERICQRIKEANLTAQPNPEGEQSQRTTDVVQNYIQRQAPIGRVLVRDKGDVHVISTTNIIAIEAADDYVVIHVPGGTHIKQERLSRLEELLDPQQFCRIHRSTIINLDYLQGIETEGKDTRFANLKTPEGEQKQFAISRGGYGKLIEVL from the coding sequence ATGCCAATTAATGCAATTATCGTAGATGACGAAGCCCATGCACGCCAAGCATTGCAGCATTTGCTTGGCACATATAAAGAAATTAATATTATTGCCCAGTGCGAGAATGGCAAAACCGCCGTAAAAGCCGTGCACGAGCTAGAGCCGCAGGTAATGTTTTTAGATATTCATATGCCCAAGCTAGATGGCTTTGAAGTACTAGAACTTTTAGGTGATGCGGCGCCAATAACCGTATTTATAACCGCACACGACGACTACGCCATACAAGCATTTGAAAATAACGCCTTAGACTATTTGTTAAAACCCGTAAGCGAAGAGCGTTTAGCGCGCACCGTAGAGCGCATTTGCCAGCGTATAAAAGAAGCCAACCTAACAGCACAGCCAAACCCAGAAGGCGAACAAAGCCAACGCACAACAGATGTAGTACAAAATTATATTCAACGCCAAGCCCCCATAGGCAGGGTACTAGTGCGAGATAAAGGCGACGTGCATGTAATTTCCACAACCAATATTATTGCTATAGAGGCCGCCGACGACTATGTGGTTATTCACGTCCCTGGCGGCACCCACATAAAACAAGAGCGCCTAAGCCGCTTAGAAGAACTACTAGACCCGCAACAATTCTGCCGCATTCATCGCTCTACCATTATTAACTTAGATTATTTACAGGGCATAGAAACCGAAGGCAAAGATACCCGCTTTGCCAACTTAAAAACTCCAGAAGGAGAGCAAAAACAATTTGCGATTAGTCGCGGGGGGTATGGGAAGTTGATTGAGGTATTGTGA
- a CDS encoding DUF2167 domain-containing protein: MHHITNNSLNTLVARTFTILALVFSNLAFSQATTEDEGEYLTADEFYQSLNPTKGTITLPGGKVAMQLGDKFEYLNPENAETLLVDGWGNPPGNKSLGMIIPAGVNPLTQEGWGVIITYNADGYVSDADADDIDYNDLLKDMQKETESYNKQRIEMGYSAMHLVGWAESPTYDKSTHKFYWAKELATSGTDENALNYNIRVLGRKGVLVLNAVAGMNQIQEVKTTMPSLLAVTDFTKGNRYEDFNSATDHVAEYGLAALVAGGVASKLGFFAKIGAFLFAFKKFIIIGVIAIGALIGRIFSGRKPQQD; encoded by the coding sequence ATGCACCACATTACTAACAATTCACTTAACACCTTGGTTGCACGCACATTTACTATTCTAGCTTTGGTATTTAGCAACCTCGCGTTCTCGCAAGCAACTACAGAAGACGAAGGTGAGTACCTTACAGCGGATGAGTTTTACCAATCGCTAAACCCTACCAAAGGCACCATCACTCTGCCCGGCGGCAAAGTAGCTATGCAATTGGGTGACAAATTTGAATACCTTAACCCCGAAAACGCAGAAACCTTGCTAGTGGATGGCTGGGGAAACCCTCCAGGCAACAAATCATTAGGGATGATTATTCCCGCAGGTGTTAACCCACTTACACAAGAGGGTTGGGGGGTAATAATAACTTATAACGCCGACGGCTATGTAAGCGATGCAGATGCCGACGATATTGATTACAACGATTTGCTGAAAGACATGCAAAAAGAAACCGAGAGCTATAACAAACAGCGTATAGAGATGGGTTATAGCGCTATGCATTTGGTGGGTTGGGCCGAAAGCCCCACATACGATAAAAGCACCCATAAGTTTTATTGGGCAAAAGAACTTGCCACAAGTGGCACCGACGAGAACGCACTTAATTACAATATACGCGTGTTGGGTAGAAAAGGGGTATTGGTGCTAAATGCGGTAGCCGGTATGAACCAAATTCAAGAGGTAAAAACTACTATGCCATCGCTATTGGCGGTTACTGATTTTACCAAGGGCAACCGCTATGAAGACTTTAATAGCGCCACAGACCATGTAGCTGAATACGGCCTTGCGGCGCTAGTAGCGGGTGGGGTGGCAAGTAAGCTTGGCTTTTTTGCTAAAATTGGCGCATTCCTTTTCGCATTTAAGAAATTCATTATTATTGGTGTTATTGCTATAGGTGCATTAATAGGCAGGATTTTTAGCGGTAGAAAGCCACAGCAGGACTAA
- a CDS encoding magnesium transporter: MAEELNELVDNVVNAEDTEEYGKVINQLVAANDPEEIALLLESLPVVQRLSAWEHVRQPARLAILLAMRHDARETIIREASTQELDEIFQGIEAEDLVELAETLPNRMVDRALAVMDAKQRDLFKDALQYSDDCAGHWANYRLLVLPVNAKVRDALRLLRREIPDHADTIFLVNRMGYFTSAVEISAVIGSPEHINLIELADEDCVAIDGNEKVLDAALKVEKSNFSALPMVDAQGKLIGRMDLRTACEVIREHYEGQLMASAGMDEEEDLFSPVIKSARNRAVWLGINLLTAFAASWFIGLFEATIQEVVALAVLMPVVASMGGIAGSQTLTLMIRGLALGQVTSSNTKALFRKEVSVGGLNGVIWAIVIGIVTYHWFDSILIGLVIGIAILVNILAAAMSGIAVPLALKKLRLDPALSGSVVLTTVTDIVGFVAFLGLGSLILV; this comes from the coding sequence ATGGCGGAAGAACTCAACGAATTAGTCGACAACGTTGTTAACGCCGAAGATACTGAAGAGTACGGTAAGGTTATTAACCAGCTAGTGGCGGCCAACGACCCAGAAGAAATTGCCCTGCTGCTTGAATCGTTACCCGTTGTGCAACGTTTAAGCGCCTGGGAGCATGTGCGCCAGCCCGCCCGCCTAGCCATTCTTTTGGCAATGCGTCACGATGCGCGTGAAACCATTATTCGCGAAGCATCTACCCAAGAGCTGGATGAGATTTTTCAAGGTATAGAAGCGGAAGACCTTGTAGAGCTAGCCGAAACCCTACCCAACCGTATGGTTGATCGCGCATTGGCTGTAATGGATGCCAAACAGCGCGATTTATTTAAAGACGCGTTGCAATACAGCGACGACTGCGCGGGTCACTGGGCCAACTACCGCCTGTTGGTATTGCCAGTAAATGCCAAGGTGCGCGATGCGCTGCGCCTATTGCGCCGCGAAATTCCCGATCATGCCGATACTATCTTCCTCGTTAACCGCATGGGTTACTTTACTAGCGCAGTAGAAATTTCTGCGGTAATTGGTTCGCCAGAACACATCAACCTTATTGAACTTGCCGACGAAGATTGCGTTGCCATAGACGGTAACGAAAAAGTGTTGGATGCCGCCCTTAAGGTAGAAAAATCGAACTTTAGTGCCCTGCCTATGGTAGATGCGCAGGGCAAGCTTATTGGCCGTATGGATTTGCGCACCGCGTGCGAAGTAATTCGCGAACACTACGAAGGCCAACTTATGGCCAGCGCGGGTATGGATGAAGAAGAAGATTTGTTCTCCCCTGTTATAAAAAGTGCGCGCAACCGCGCTGTGTGGTTGGGCATAAACCTGCTCACCGCCTTTGCAGCCTCGTGGTTTATTGGTTTATTTGAAGCCACTATTCAAGAGGTGGTAGCACTGGCCGTGCTCATGCCCGTGGTGGCGAGCATGGGGGGCATTGCGGGTAGCCAAACTCTTACCCTTATGATTCGCGGCTTGGCGCTAGGCCAAGTTACTTCCTCTAACACTAAAGCCCTGTTTAGAAAAGAAGTGAGTGTAGGTGGTTTAAACGGCGTTATTTGGGCAATTGTTATTGGCATAGTTACCTATCACTGGTTCGATAGCATACTTATTGGTTTAGTTATTGGCATTGCCATTTTGGTGAACATACTTGCGGCGGCCATGTCGGGCATTGCCGTGCCATTAGCACTTAAAAAATTGCGCTTGGACCCAGCCTTATCTGGCTCGGTAGTGCTTACCACCGTTACCGATATTGTCGGCTTTGTAGCGTTTTTAGGTTTGGGCAGTTTAATTCTTGTGTAA
- a CDS encoding nuclear transport factor 2 family protein, whose protein sequence is MTYNAEHVVQAQLDAYNQKDIDAWSNTYAPTAVQLLIDGTVLARGREAIKANIAERFKEPDLSAKLISRQVFDNVVIDHELITRNFDEGKGSVEMLCIYLVEDSVICRAEFKILNKIIFK, encoded by the coding sequence ATGACCTACAATGCCGAGCATGTGGTACAAGCCCAACTGGATGCCTATAACCAAAAAGATATTGATGCATGGAGTAACACCTACGCACCAACGGCCGTGCAATTACTTATAGATGGCACAGTACTGGCTAGGGGACGCGAGGCCATTAAAGCCAATATAGCGGAACGATTTAAGGAGCCAGACCTGTCTGCCAAGCTTATTAGCAGGCAGGTATTTGATAATGTTGTAATAGATCACGAGCTTATTACCCGTAACTTTGATGAGGGTAAAGGCAGTGTAGAAATGCTTTGCATTTACTTGGTGGAAGACAGCGTTATTTGCAGGGCTGAATTTAAAATATTGAATAAAATTATTTTCAAATAA
- a CDS encoding sensor histidine kinase: MAMHPIFNANRSLLAVAVLWGVLCLFITGLIGWVLTDGYYDDMVVSIVLLALPWYFLLLFFCSSNLYICSRYPLDSSPLKDLVRAQCIAALGSIGLWLLLGWGWAELLNEMGLNDVDNIFENTLVLHILLGLILYGVWILVHYAFLIAKSSEHLSAEALQQKLLISEIELQAVKATVHPHFMYNSLTMLANLSLIAPQKIHSICVQMSDFLRYSVNYAKKEQVTLGDEINHIKNYLSVERERYGEHLSVNFNIDDAVLPMACMPLLLFPLVENSIKHGIGSNFENGFIDICIQLHNKTIAIEISNSVDSQAPAAQSTGIGLPSLKKRLGSFYGPAAQIKISKTPASKPSLEGASAVFRVNLRLPAINLLNNKHNG, encoded by the coding sequence ATGGCCATGCACCCCATTTTTAATGCTAACCGCAGCTTGCTGGCTGTTGCGGTGCTATGGGGTGTGTTGTGCTTATTTATTACAGGCCTTATTGGTTGGGTGCTAACCGATGGCTATTACGACGATATGGTCGTGTCGATAGTGTTGTTAGCACTGCCTTGGTACTTTCTTCTTTTATTTTTCTGCTCATCTAATCTCTACATTTGCTCCCGCTACCCTCTCGATTCCAGTCCCTTAAAAGATCTTGTACGCGCCCAGTGCATAGCCGCATTAGGAAGCATTGGTTTATGGTTATTACTGGGCTGGGGTTGGGCGGAGCTACTAAATGAAATGGGCCTAAATGATGTAGACAATATTTTCGAAAACACCCTAGTGCTACACATTCTGCTGGGGTTAATACTTTATGGCGTATGGATACTGGTGCATTATGCTTTCCTTATTGCTAAAAGTAGCGAGCACCTAAGCGCAGAAGCCCTGCAGCAAAAATTGCTAATTAGCGAAATAGAATTACAGGCGGTTAAAGCTACGGTGCACCCGCACTTTATGTACAACAGTCTTACTATGCTGGCTAACCTATCGTTAATTGCACCGCAAAAAATTCATTCAATATGTGTGCAAATGTCCGACTTCTTGCGCTACAGCGTAAACTACGCGAAAAAAGAACAAGTAACGCTAGGGGACGAAATTAATCATATTAAAAATTACCTTTCGGTAGAGCGCGAACGCTACGGTGAGCACCTAAGCGTAAATTTTAATATCGACGATGCGGTATTGCCCATGGCATGCATGCCGTTGCTGTTATTTCCGTTGGTAGAAAACAGCATAAAACACGGTATAGGGTCTAATTTTGAAAACGGCTTTATTGATATATGCATACAATTGCACAACAAAACAATTGCAATAGAAATAAGTAACAGCGTAGATAGCCAAGCACCAGCGGCACAAAGTACCGGTATTGGTTTACCATCGTTAAAAAAACGGCTTGGTAGCTTTTACGGCCCAGCGGCGCAAATCAAAATTTCTAAAACGCCAGCTAGTAAACCAAGCCTAGAAGGTGCGAGCGCAGTGTTTCGCGTTAATCTGCGTTTACCGGCAATTAATCTTTTAAACAATAAACACAACGGCTAA